One stretch of Rosistilla oblonga DNA includes these proteins:
- a CDS encoding AAA family ATPase codes for MPNVLRLAVVDPNDKTREDLKAMLLGLDVVWLEAECSRYEFFPDVVTQTHPDIGVVSLDSDPERGIELLNTIRSTTPDCALLVVSSSTSGQLILQSMRAGAKEFLTLPLSGGDLSAALHRIGEQKFGASDSRNRNCEVIVVAGATGGVGATSVAVNMGCMLASREGNSVALMDLDLAVGDADVFLDSIPDYTLADVTQNIARLDFTLLKRSLTKHSSGLYLLPRPVELQDMSIINGDSIEKVITLLKASFTHLVIDLSKTYSEVDMAAMQMAAKIILVTQLDVPCLRNVVRLLLSFEQYEGLKEKVHVVVNRAGLESGPISIRKARETIGCDIYAQLPNDYRTMVEVRNNGVPLFEQDPKAAITLAMLGLVERLSGSSKETQEEESGEAVAVNESSGWLNFWPRGGKQKKS; via the coding sequence ATGCCTAACGTACTCCGCTTGGCTGTCGTCGATCCTAACGATAAAACTCGTGAAGACCTCAAAGCAATGTTGTTGGGGCTGGATGTCGTTTGGCTAGAGGCGGAGTGTTCTCGTTACGAATTCTTTCCCGACGTCGTTACGCAAACACACCCCGATATCGGCGTGGTCTCGCTAGACAGCGACCCCGAGCGCGGAATCGAACTGCTCAACACAATCCGCTCGACAACTCCCGATTGTGCGCTGTTGGTCGTCAGCAGCAGCACCAGCGGTCAGTTGATTCTGCAGTCGATGCGAGCGGGAGCGAAAGAGTTTTTGACGCTTCCGTTGAGCGGAGGCGATCTTTCGGCGGCGCTGCACCGGATCGGCGAACAGAAATTTGGCGCCAGCGATTCGCGGAATCGCAATTGCGAAGTGATCGTTGTCGCCGGAGCGACTGGCGGTGTCGGTGCAACCAGTGTTGCAGTCAACATGGGATGTATGCTCGCGTCGCGAGAAGGCAACTCGGTCGCGCTGATGGACCTCGATCTAGCCGTTGGCGACGCCGACGTCTTCCTGGATTCGATCCCCGATTACACGCTGGCCGATGTCACCCAGAACATCGCCCGGCTCGACTTCACGCTGCTGAAGCGCTCGCTGACCAAACACAGCTCGGGTTTGTACCTGTTGCCGCGGCCGGTCGAACTGCAAGACATGTCGATCATCAACGGCGACAGCATCGAAAAAGTGATCACGCTGCTGAAGGCTTCCTTCACGCATCTGGTGATCGATCTCTCGAAGACCTACTCCGAAGTCGATATGGCCGCGATGCAGATGGCGGCAAAGATCATCCTCGTGACCCAGTTGGATGTTCCCTGCCTGCGAAACGTCGTTCGGCTGCTGTTGAGCTTCGAGCAATATGAAGGCTTGAAAGAGAAGGTCCACGTGGTCGTCAACCGCGCGGGCTTGGAGTCGGGCCCGATCAGCATCCGCAAGGCGCGGGAAACGATCGGTTGCGATATCTACGCCCAATTGCCCAACGACTACCGCACGATGGTCGAAGTCCGCAACAACGGCGTGCCGTTGTTCGAACAAGATCCCAAAGCCGCCATCACGCTGGCGATGCTTGGTTTGGTCGAGCGGTTGAGCGGTTCCTCGAAAGAGACGCAGGAGGAGGAATCGGGCGAAGCCGTTGCGGTCAACGAAAGTAGCGGCTGGTTGAACTTCTGGCCGCGCGGCGGCAAGCAAAAGAAGTCTTAA
- a CDS encoding type II and III secretion system protein family protein gives MFKQTMAGVSPSHIMMIVACVVGNSAPALAQSVDAYAASSRSSSSAVTYAVSQPTQRLEMIVNSSRILKLEKVVPRFQVQNEEILIANPVAPNQVQISAQAAGVTQLNLWDVDDTLYTVDVIVTGDARELSTVMQAQFPYASLRITPLPTGAVIDGTVTDTDDIDRVMAVAEQFYPKVVNNIKVVGVQTILLHTKVMEVSRTKLRDLGLDWGTANSTSVFAFGINGTVDALKSSIGSVVATGAPNARVGLLRNGESLDFLIRALQQNNCAKILAEPTVVATHGRPSRFIVGGKFPIIAPDGQGGSTVTFEEFGTSVDFLPFLVGPGRVRLEIRPEVSERDDANGVALNGFTVPAIRQRYVETAVEMQAGQTYAIAGLLQTRTETISTGPPFLISVPWIGTLFRHVESVENEIELLVTVTPELVDAMDPHEVMPGGPGVDTTVPSDTELYFKGYIEVPRVDSINEEGCMQEPVYEPLAPAMQQTLPVQESSTYTAPVSQP, from the coding sequence ATGTTCAAGCAGACCATGGCGGGTGTTTCACCCTCCCATATCATGATGATCGTCGCATGTGTTGTTGGAAACAGCGCGCCTGCACTTGCACAATCGGTCGACGCCTATGCCGCGTCGTCGCGATCGTCTTCTTCTGCGGTAACCTACGCCGTCTCGCAGCCGACGCAGCGGTTGGAGATGATCGTCAATTCGAGCCGGATCTTGAAGCTCGAAAAGGTCGTCCCTCGTTTTCAGGTTCAAAACGAAGAGATCCTGATTGCCAATCCGGTGGCGCCCAATCAGGTTCAAATCTCCGCTCAAGCCGCTGGTGTCACTCAGTTGAATCTGTGGGATGTCGACGACACTTTATATACAGTCGATGTGATCGTGACCGGCGACGCTCGCGAGCTGAGCACTGTCATGCAGGCTCAGTTCCCCTACGCTAGTCTACGGATCACGCCGCTGCCGACCGGCGCGGTGATCGACGGTACGGTAACCGATACCGACGACATCGATCGCGTGATGGCGGTGGCCGAACAGTTTTATCCAAAGGTCGTCAATAACATCAAGGTTGTTGGCGTGCAGACGATTCTGTTGCACACCAAAGTCATGGAGGTCTCGCGGACCAAGCTTCGCGACCTCGGGCTCGACTGGGGTACCGCCAATTCGACTAGCGTGTTTGCCTTCGGCATCAATGGAACCGTCGATGCGTTGAAGTCTTCGATCGGTAGCGTCGTGGCAACCGGAGCGCCCAATGCGCGGGTCGGTCTGCTCCGCAACGGCGAATCGCTGGACTTCCTGATCCGAGCTTTACAACAGAACAATTGCGCCAAGATCTTGGCCGAACCAACCGTCGTCGCCACACACGGTCGGCCGAGTCGGTTTATCGTCGGCGGTAAATTCCCGATCATTGCGCCCGATGGTCAGGGTGGATCGACGGTGACGTTTGAAGAATTTGGTACTAGCGTCGACTTCCTGCCGTTTTTGGTCGGCCCAGGACGTGTCCGATTGGAGATTCGCCCCGAGGTTAGCGAACGCGACGATGCCAATGGCGTCGCGTTGAATGGCTTCACCGTTCCCGCGATTCGGCAACGTTATGTCGAAACCGCTGTCGAGATGCAAGCCGGACAAACCTATGCGATCGCGGGTCTGTTGCAGACTCGCACCGAAACGATCTCGACGGGACCTCCGTTCCTGATCTCGGTTCCCTGGATTGGAACGTTGTTTCGCCATGTGGAATCGGTCGAAAACGAAATCGAATTGCTAGTCACCGTAACGCCGGAACTGGTCGATGCGATGGATCCACACGAAGTGATGCCGGGTGGACCGGGAGTCGATACGACGGTCCCATCGGATACCGAACTGTACTTCAAGGGCTACATCGAAGTGCCACGTGTCGACAGCATCAACGAAGAGGGTTGCATGCAGGAGCCGGTTTACGAACCGCTGGCCCCCGCGATGCAACAAACGCTCCCCGTTCAAGAAAGCAGCACCTACACTGCCCCTGTATCGCAACCGTGA
- the cpaB gene encoding Flp pilus assembly protein CpaB, whose product MRNKSVILLAIALGCGMIASVGISQVVMSGSEAQPTKMVEILVASMDIPSNAKIAADNIMLEKWPAGKTPEGAITDVTAIENKYAKQHIYAGEAILKQKVVDATERATVGIPPGHTVVTYSIGSDPGIANLIEPGDRINVIGFFEKSDIVPETTHRDVFRNVKIFAVDGRTSRETEEKAKRGPVSSILLLIKQEDERVWNWAKKVGSLQLTLGNPNEPVNPNTPNAAGIEFMKWLDDYAEERRLGQVETKPTEVLVEKPGGEIIKMLTPKGYRLFRWNKGTQTMELIQEHAPNDAQLGAGTSAADAGAVAPDASSGLPGAASVPQVDAGDSSTVNEAYRINRAR is encoded by the coding sequence ATGCGAAACAAATCTGTCATACTGCTCGCAATCGCGCTGGGTTGCGGAATGATTGCGTCGGTTGGAATCAGCCAGGTCGTGATGAGCGGCAGCGAAGCGCAGCCGACAAAGATGGTCGAGATCTTGGTCGCATCGATGGATATCCCATCGAACGCGAAGATCGCGGCGGACAACATCATGTTAGAGAAATGGCCGGCCGGAAAGACGCCCGAGGGGGCGATCACCGATGTCACGGCGATCGAAAACAAATACGCCAAGCAGCACATCTATGCGGGCGAAGCGATTCTGAAACAAAAGGTGGTCGACGCGACCGAACGGGCGACCGTCGGGATTCCGCCGGGGCACACCGTCGTTACGTATAGCATCGGCAGCGATCCAGGGATCGCCAACCTGATCGAACCGGGGGACCGGATCAACGTGATCGGGTTCTTTGAGAAGAGCGATATCGTGCCGGAAACGACACACCGCGACGTGTTTCGCAACGTGAAGATCTTCGCCGTCGATGGGCGAACCAGTCGCGAGACCGAAGAGAAAGCCAAACGTGGCCCGGTCAGTTCGATCTTGTTGCTGATCAAGCAAGAGGACGAACGGGTTTGGAACTGGGCCAAGAAGGTTGGGTCGCTACAGCTGACGTTGGGAAATCCGAATGAACCGGTTAATCCGAACACTCCAAATGCGGCTGGCATAGAATTCATGAAATGGCTCGATGACTATGCTGAAGAACGCCGACTTGGTCAGGTAGAGACAAAGCCTACCGAGGTGTTGGTCGAGAAGCCAGGTGGTGAGATCATCAAGATGTTAACTCCCAAGGGCTATCGATTATTTCGATGGAACAAGGGAACGCAGACGATGGAGTTGATTCAGGAGCACGCGCCAAACGATGCACAGCTGGGGGCGGGGACGTCCGCGGCGGATGCTGGCGCGGTTGCACCTGATGCAAGTTCGGGACTTCCCGGAGCGGCTAGCGTTCCCCAAGTCGATGCGGGAGACAGCAGCACTGTCAACGAAGCATATCGAATTAATCGAGCGCGTTAG
- a CDS encoding TPR end-of-group domain-containing protein produces MSVSKLRYYQNYRSLRQAQGLLELISCNDDLWGLDPEIKRRLARRALAMLQGARPRGHRRAAWYYLRGRAWSMLGKYHRGIRTFRRAAKLDPHHIATYLSLAWCLKRVDRLEQSISILNHAIARAPHHPLVRYNQACYLSLAGQPQLAAMELSIALELKPDLRSKVAREADFDPIRNHPAFDAALQVVV; encoded by the coding sequence ATGTCTGTCTCCAAGCTCCGCTACTATCAGAACTACCGCAGTCTGCGGCAGGCCCAAGGACTCTTGGAATTGATCTCGTGCAACGACGATCTCTGGGGTCTCGATCCCGAAATCAAGCGACGGCTGGCCCGCCGAGCGCTTGCGATGCTGCAAGGCGCTCGTCCCCGCGGCCACCGACGGGCGGCTTGGTACTATCTTCGTGGGCGGGCTTGGAGCATGTTGGGGAAATACCATCGGGGGATCCGGACCTTCAGAAGGGCGGCTAAGCTGGATCCCCACCATATTGCGACCTACCTGTCGCTCGCTTGGTGTCTGAAGCGAGTCGACCGCCTGGAACAATCGATCTCGATCTTGAACCATGCGATCGCGCGAGCTCCCCACCACCCGCTGGTCCGATACAACCAAGCTTGCTACTTGAGCCTCGCTGGTCAGCCGCAGTTGGCGGCGATGGAATTGTCGATCGCGCTCGAATTAAAGCCCGACCTCCGCAGCAAAGTCGCTCGCGAGGCGGACTTCGATCCGATCCGAAACCATCCGGCGTTCGACGCCGCCCTGCAGGTGGTCGTCTAA